From Virgibacillus ihumii, the proteins below share one genomic window:
- a CDS encoding PRD domain-containing protein, translating to MNLQELEGRLDILLEQGVISERAYSVTVESFHATVRRLDKKSLDNGEMLFTHLPMALTRIERSEAVDSPASVMMEEVEGSANYPKARGLVEFVENSWGKLLPEEEVNFLKLHFTNIFNTNEGDGLNENGNRRTSGKKGDASINRND from the coding sequence GTGAATCTACAGGAACTTGAAGGCAGACTTGATATATTACTAGAGCAAGGTGTGATAAGTGAGCGCGCATATTCTGTAACCGTCGAATCGTTTCATGCAACGGTGAGACGGTTGGATAAAAAGAGTTTGGATAATGGTGAAATGCTGTTCACCCATTTGCCTATGGCCCTAACGAGAATAGAAAGGAGTGAAGCGGTGGATAGTCCTGCATCTGTGATGATGGAGGAAGTGGAAGGCTCAGCTAATTATCCGAAAGCGAGGGGGCTTGTGGAGTTTGTTGAAAATAGTTGGGGGAAGTTGTTACCTGAGGAAGAGGTAAATTTTTTGAAATTGCATTTTACAAATATATTCAATACGAATGAAGGGGACGGGTTAAATGAAAATGGTAATCGGCGGACAAGTGGAAAAAAAGGAGATGCAAGCATTAATAGAAACGATTGA
- the yhfZ gene encoding GntR family transcriptional regulator YhfZ encodes MNRIWESLYSKNGFAAKEIAKMLIYVDQGNRIPRVDDFAEKLSLGRGTVQGGLKVLENLQAVELESRGHQGTYLITKDEFLLKEIAGVGSYLGAMPLPYSKMYEGLATGLIEVSEMKLNRINLAYIRGAKKRVEALKARRCDFVIMSQLAAEEAVKDNDNLQIVANFGPQTYVSSHQVFLANPDNEHIRDGMRVGIDYTSIDQSKITLLECEGKDVELVSINYMQLFEQLQQGGIDAAVWNSDEDRASDTLKRVSFHSAQANLLAEKASTSVVLIEKNQEEIAEYLTELDSQEIVRIQRKVIDRKKLPHY; translated from the coding sequence GTGAATAGAATTTGGGAGAGTTTATATTCAAAAAATGGTTTTGCAGCAAAAGAAATTGCTAAGATGTTAATTTATGTTGATCAAGGAAATCGGATTCCCAGGGTTGATGATTTTGCGGAAAAACTATCTTTAGGTCGCGGAACAGTACAGGGTGGATTAAAAGTTTTGGAAAATCTTCAGGCTGTTGAACTTGAATCCAGGGGACATCAGGGAACTTATCTGATAACCAAAGATGAATTTTTATTAAAAGAAATTGCGGGTGTTGGTTCCTATTTGGGCGCAATGCCGTTACCTTATTCAAAAATGTATGAGGGTTTGGCTACCGGTTTGATTGAAGTATCGGAAATGAAGCTTAATCGCATCAATTTGGCTTACATCCGTGGGGCCAAGAAGCGGGTTGAAGCATTAAAGGCCCGCAGATGTGATTTTGTCATTATGTCACAACTGGCGGCTGAAGAGGCAGTAAAGGATAATGATAACTTACAAATCGTCGCAAATTTTGGTCCACAAACCTACGTCAGTTCGCACCAGGTTTTTTTGGCAAACCCTGATAATGAACACATTAGGGATGGGATGCGCGTTGGTATTGATTATACTTCTATAGACCAGTCGAAAATAACGCTTCTGGAATGTGAAGGTAAAGATGTAGAGCTCGTATCCATAAACTATATGCAGTTATTCGAGCAATTACAGCAAGGTGGTATCGATGCAGCTGTCTGGAACTCAGATGAAGACAGGGCATCAGATACACTAAAGAGGGTCAGTTTCCACTCCGCACAGGCTAATCTGTTGGCTGAAAAGGCTTCAACATCTGTCGTTTTAATCGAAAAGAATCAGGAAGAAATAGCTGAATACTTAACTGAACTGGATAGTCAGGAAATCGTGAGAATTCAAAGAAAAGTAATTGATCGCAAAAAGTTACCGCATTACTAG